The following proteins come from a genomic window of Trifolium pratense cultivar HEN17-A07 linkage group LG4, ARS_RC_1.1, whole genome shotgun sequence:
- the LOC123919550 gene encoding uncharacterized protein LOC123919550: MHKPKEKSNEWFNKEQALIAESYQTKLFERNSQIGEGSNQQSDDSIYMEVVGGINKKGHIFGLGSQAATIKESLKFSTSISTDVVQSDKVAAMEAKIEALTVELEQKNLEQETLKQKMEHWEQIFGRFVPSINQNSPGQLGREGDNENYEMDTNENYVMDDEDDVLDDEA; encoded by the exons ATGCATAAACCAAAGGAAAAATCAAATGAGTGGTTTAACAAAGAACAAGCTCTGATAGCT GAAAGTTACCAAACTAAATTGTTTGAGAGAAATTCTCAAATAGGTGAGGGTAGTAACCAACAATCTGATGATAGTATATACATGGAAGTTGTTGGAGGCATTAACAAGAAGGGACACATATTTGGATTGGGATCTCAAGCTGCCACTATCAAAGaatctttgaaattttctaCTTCAATTTCTACTGATGTGGTACAGTCAGATAAAGTTGCTGCTATGGAGGCTAAGATTGAAGCATTAACCGTTGAACTTGAGCAAAAGAATCTTGAACAAGAAACGTTAAAACAAAAGATGGAGCATTGGGAGCAGATTTTTGGAAGGTTTGTGCCTAGTATTAATCAAAACTCTCCGGGTCAACTTGGAAGAGAAGGTGATAATGAAAATTATGAGATGGatactaatgaaaattatgtgatggatgatgaagatgatgtgtTGGATGATGAGGCTTAG